From the genome of Schaalia dentiphila ATCC 17982, one region includes:
- the dusB gene encoding tRNA dihydrouridine synthase DusB, whose translation MGPLRLWTPVVLAPMAGVTDVPFRRLCRIMGESGLPDHLRPVGIPSWAAESGEGATASSPKAPGESSNEPRHVTIPRVDAPAGLYVTEMVTSRALVEENERTLEMVRPDPAERVRSLQLYGVNPAVMAKAATMLVERDLTDHIDLNFGCPVPKVTKKGGGAALPWKRDLFSDLVGAVVRACDEAGERAGREIPVTVKIRIGIDSEHETATDAALNAQKLGAAALTLHARTQNQHYAGHAHWDEIARLKDLLDIPVFGNGDVFEAADALAMLEQTGCDGISVGRGAQGRPWIFRDIVAAYHGGSIPPGPSLAEVVSVIECHAAWCVVDQGDEERALREMRKHIGWYLRGFAVGGPQRHALSMVSTLQELHERLADLDLNQAFPPAARGPRGRAGGEKTPHLPDGWLDRPSLTQSERDRLHLAEIGY comes from the coding sequence GTGGGGCCGCTGCGCCTGTGGACACCCGTCGTCCTGGCCCCCATGGCCGGGGTGACGGACGTGCCCTTCCGACGCCTGTGCCGCATCATGGGCGAGTCGGGCCTGCCCGACCACCTGCGACCCGTCGGCATCCCCTCCTGGGCGGCCGAGTCGGGGGAGGGGGCCACGGCCTCGTCCCCGAAGGCACCCGGCGAAAGCTCCAACGAGCCGCGCCACGTCACCATCCCGCGCGTGGACGCGCCCGCAGGCCTGTACGTCACCGAGATGGTGACCAGCCGCGCCCTCGTCGAGGAGAACGAACGCACCCTGGAAATGGTGCGCCCCGACCCCGCCGAGCGCGTGCGCTCCCTGCAGCTCTACGGCGTCAACCCCGCCGTCATGGCGAAGGCCGCGACGATGCTCGTCGAACGCGACCTCACCGACCACATCGACTTGAACTTCGGGTGCCCCGTCCCCAAGGTGACGAAGAAGGGCGGGGGAGCGGCCCTGCCCTGGAAGCGCGACCTGTTCTCCGACCTCGTGGGTGCCGTGGTGCGCGCCTGCGACGAGGCCGGGGAGCGCGCGGGGCGCGAGATCCCCGTGACCGTCAAGATCCGCATCGGCATCGACTCCGAGCACGAGACCGCGACGGACGCCGCCTTGAATGCGCAAAAGCTCGGCGCCGCCGCCCTCACCCTGCACGCGCGCACCCAGAACCAGCACTACGCGGGACACGCCCACTGGGACGAAATCGCGCGCCTGAAGGACCTGCTCGACATCCCCGTCTTCGGAAACGGCGACGTCTTCGAGGCCGCCGACGCCCTGGCCATGCTGGAACAGACCGGCTGTGACGGCATCAGCGTCGGGCGCGGCGCCCAGGGACGCCCCTGGATCTTCCGCGACATCGTCGCCGCCTACCACGGCGGGTCCATCCCGCCCGGCCCCAGCCTCGCCGAGGTCGTCTCCGTCATCGAGTGCCACGCCGCCTGGTGCGTCGTCGACCAGGGCGACGAGGAGCGAGCGCTGCGCGAGATGCGCAAACACATCGGCTGGTACCTGCGCGGATTTGCCGTCGGCGGCCCCCAGCGCCACGCCCTGTCCATGGTCTCGACCCTGCAGGAGCTCCACGAGCGCCTCGCGGACCTGGACCTCAACCAGGCGTTCCCGCCCGCAGCACGCGGACCTCGCGGCCGAGCCGGTGGCGAAAAGACCCCCCACCTACCCGACGGCTGGCTGGACCGCCCCTCCCTCACGCAGAGCGAACGAGATCGCCTGCACCTGGCAGAAATCGGATACTAA
- the aroD gene encoding type I 3-dehydroquinate dehydratase translates to MPHSSAPDPDPAPGLVTIGRAAKKATLGGRTQVIVPVSGDAAALSGQVEALALCRADIVEWRADTFLSSLVGSHFVAASDVEEDLVRMARYVADSSPLPVLATIRTSVEGGEAYLDDEEYCALVRRLASFAGGVDVEISRDGSSALIEEAHEAGAIVVASFHDFEGTPGDEQLAEVLAAMNYAGADVLKFACMATSATDAARVLAAQAWAREAYDRPVIGISMGDHGAPTRLVGSALGSAATFATLPGWEGSAPGQFTVEQVRTVLDIVEGPEA, encoded by the coding sequence ATGCCTCACTCATCTGCGCCCGACCCCGACCCTGCGCCCGGACTCGTCACCATCGGGCGAGCCGCCAAGAAGGCGACGCTCGGGGGACGTACCCAGGTCATCGTTCCCGTCAGCGGGGATGCGGCAGCCCTGAGCGGGCAGGTCGAGGCGCTGGCCTTGTGCCGCGCGGACATCGTCGAGTGGAGGGCCGACACCTTCCTGTCTTCCCTCGTGGGGTCGCACTTCGTGGCCGCCTCGGACGTGGAGGAGGACCTGGTGCGCATGGCCCGCTACGTCGCGGATTCCTCGCCCCTGCCGGTGTTGGCGACCATCCGCACGTCGGTCGAGGGCGGCGAGGCCTACCTGGACGACGAGGAATACTGCGCCCTCGTGCGTCGGCTTGCGTCCTTCGCGGGCGGCGTGGACGTTGAGATCTCGCGCGATGGGTCCTCCGCGCTCATTGAGGAGGCGCACGAGGCCGGGGCGATCGTCGTCGCTTCCTTCCACGATTTTGAGGGGACTCCCGGCGACGAGCAGCTCGCCGAAGTGCTCGCGGCTATGAACTACGCGGGTGCCGACGTCCTCAAGTTCGCGTGCATGGCGACCAGCGCCACGGACGCGGCCCGCGTGCTGGCCGCGCAGGCGTGGGCACGCGAGGCCTACGACCGTCCCGTCATCGGCATCTCCATGGGGGACCACGGCGCACCCACGCGCCTGGTCGGCTCCGCCCTCGGATCCGCAGCCACCTTCGCGACCCTGCCCGGCTGGGAAGGCAGTGCTCCCGGCCAGTTCACCGTTGAGCAAGTGCGAACCGTCTTGGATATCGTCGAGGGGCCCGAGGCCTAG
- a CDS encoding ATP-binding cassette domain-containing protein, translating to MITLNSISHTYPGESEAALRDVSLTLADATVTALVGPNGSGKTTLTQILGGLLPPSSGSVSINGTEMSPNDLLGYSVMVSSDRDFDNSSASAVVAYAALRPTWDQKLFDHYTHRFGFRLKGRKKLRKMSSGQVAVLTGAVALASGAPITLLDEIQAPLDVPTRYAFYEEILTLAADAMEGRRPRRTFLISSHMVSELENVAEDVVVLKNGRLLAHESVDEFTSRICAITGNAADVEGFLIDHPGTPVISSRTLGSAREIVVDLRDRGVTDREIAFHNLTLSPCTFQDAFAYLIQENDQ from the coding sequence CACCCTCGCAGATGCAACAGTCACCGCGCTCGTGGGCCCCAACGGCTCGGGCAAGACGACGCTCACGCAGATCCTCGGTGGCCTACTTCCACCCTCGTCGGGAAGCGTGTCCATCAACGGAACGGAGATGAGCCCCAACGACCTGCTCGGATACTCGGTCATGGTCTCCTCCGACAGGGACTTTGATAATTCCTCGGCCTCGGCCGTGGTCGCTTATGCCGCGCTGCGCCCGACCTGGGATCAGAAACTATTCGACCACTACACCCATCGTTTTGGATTCCGGCTGAAGGGGCGCAAGAAACTGCGCAAGATGTCCTCGGGTCAGGTTGCCGTCCTGACCGGCGCCGTCGCGCTGGCCTCGGGTGCGCCCATCACGCTCCTCGATGAGATCCAGGCACCCCTGGACGTTCCCACCCGATACGCCTTCTACGAGGAGATCCTCACGCTGGCCGCCGACGCCATGGAGGGACGCCGCCCCCGGCGCACCTTCCTCATCTCCTCGCACATGGTCTCCGAGCTTGAGAACGTCGCCGAAGACGTCGTTGTCCTCAAGAATGGGCGCCTGCTCGCCCACGAGAGCGTCGACGAGTTCACCTCACGCATCTGCGCCATCACCGGAAACGCAGCCGACGTCGAAGGCTTCCTGATCGACCACCCCGGCACTCCCGTCATCAGCTCGCGAACGCTTGGATCCGCCCGCGAGATCGTCGTGGACCTGCGCGACCGCGGCGTCACCGACCGCGAGATCGCATTCCACAACCTCACACTGTCGCCCTGCACCTTCCAGGACGCCTTCGCCTACCTCATCCAGGAGAACGACCAATGA
- a CDS encoding glycine--tRNA ligase produces the protein MAKGPSRLDNVISLAKRRGFVFPCGDIYGGTRSAWDYGPLGVELKENIKRAWWNAMVRRRADVVGLDSSVILPREVWVASGHVKAFTDPLIECLNCHKRARQDQLIEELAEKKGVEESSLSNADIACPNCGVRGQWTEPRAFSGLLKTYLGPVDDEAGLHYLRPETAQGIFINYANVMNAARKKPPFGIGQIGKSFRNEITPGNFIFRTREFEQMELEFFCEPGTDEEWHQYWIDYRKAWYVDLGIDPENLREYEHPQEKLSHYSKRTVDLEYRFGFQGSEWGELEGIANRTDYDLTVHSEASGAKLDYFDPNTKERWTPYVIEPSAGLTRSLMAFLIEAYHEDEAPNAKGGVDKRVVLKLDPRLAPVKAAVLPLSRKPELTGPAQELADELRGIWNVDYDDAGAVGRRYRRQDEIGTPFCITYDFDSIEDHAVTIRERDTMEQVRIPLDKVKSYLIERLGC, from the coding sequence GTGGCTAAGGGACCCTCCCGCCTCGACAACGTGATCAGCCTGGCCAAGCGCCGCGGCTTCGTCTTTCCCTGCGGTGACATCTACGGTGGCACCCGCTCCGCGTGGGACTACGGCCCGCTCGGCGTGGAACTGAAGGAAAATATCAAGCGCGCCTGGTGGAACGCCATGGTCCGCCGCCGCGCAGACGTCGTTGGCCTCGATTCCTCCGTCATCCTCCCGCGCGAAGTGTGGGTCGCCTCCGGCCACGTCAAGGCCTTCACCGACCCGCTCATCGAGTGCCTCAACTGCCACAAGCGCGCCCGCCAGGATCAGCTCATTGAAGAGCTCGCCGAAAAGAAGGGCGTCGAAGAGTCCTCCCTGAGCAACGCCGACATCGCGTGCCCCAACTGTGGCGTGCGCGGCCAGTGGACCGAGCCCCGCGCCTTCTCCGGCCTGCTCAAGACCTACCTGGGCCCCGTCGACGACGAGGCCGGCCTGCACTACCTGCGCCCCGAAACCGCGCAGGGCATCTTCATCAACTATGCGAACGTCATGAACGCCGCGCGCAAGAAGCCGCCGTTCGGCATCGGCCAGATCGGCAAGTCCTTCCGCAACGAGATCACGCCCGGCAACTTCATCTTCCGTACCCGCGAGTTCGAGCAGATGGAACTCGAGTTCTTCTGCGAGCCCGGCACCGATGAGGAATGGCACCAGTACTGGATCGACTACCGCAAGGCCTGGTACGTCGACCTCGGCATCGACCCGGAGAACCTGCGCGAGTACGAGCACCCGCAGGAGAAGCTCTCGCACTACTCCAAGCGCACTGTCGACCTGGAATACCGCTTCGGCTTCCAGGGCAGCGAGTGGGGCGAGCTCGAAGGCATCGCCAACCGCACCGACTATGACCTGACCGTCCACTCCGAAGCCTCCGGCGCGAAGCTCGACTACTTCGACCCGAACACCAAGGAACGCTGGACCCCCTACGTCATCGAGCCCTCGGCGGGCCTGACCCGTTCCCTTATGGCCTTCCTCATCGAGGCCTACCACGAGGACGAGGCCCCCAACGCCAAGGGCGGCGTCGACAAGCGCGTCGTGCTCAAGCTGGACCCGCGCCTGGCCCCCGTTAAGGCCGCCGTCCTGCCCCTGTCCCGCAAGCCCGAACTGACTGGCCCCGCCCAGGAGCTGGCCGACGAGCTGCGTGGCATCTGGAACGTCGACTACGACGACGCCGGCGCCGTTGGCCGCCGCTATCGTCGCCAGGACGAGATCGGCACGCCCTTCTGCATCACCTACGACTTCGATTCGATCGAGGACCACGCCGTCACCATCCGTGAGCGTGACACGATGGAGCAGGTGCGCATCCCGCTCGACAAGGTCAAGTCGTACCTGATCGAACGCCTGGGCTGCTGA